One Thermosipho atlanticus DSM 15807 DNA window includes the following coding sequences:
- a CDS encoding glycogen synthase, producing MKVALISYEVYPFAKVGGLADVVGALPKYLEKLATSPLVIMPKHKVVEVNAEKYSYKLEKVRESIEIPYLNTKEKFDIYYSKIPNTNVPIYFIENEYYFSSDDVYGGPDLAEQAIYFSAAVLETLKLIAPDVEIIHVNDWQTALIPVYLRTLYKDDPLYKKSSTVLTIHNLGYQGIFEPDYIKFSGLPESVLDINGIEFYGKINFLKGGILFADVINTVSPTYAQEIQTKEYGERLDGVLRLRSSDLYGILNGIDYEEYNPETDSRIYVNYSLREIEKKYENKQKLQEELGLPQGDLPVLGIITRLVDQKGLDILADVLRYILLMDVQFVLLGTGDKKYEEMFKKLEKEFPEKVSANITFDINLAQKIYAGSDMFLMPSRYEPCGLGQMYSLRYGTIPVVRYTGGLADTVKEYDEKTFKGNGFGFKEYSSAYLLKAIARAVDFYKNKKVHWRKLVENAMKTDLSWERSAKEYLKLYETAKNKKLQGR from the coding sequence ATGAAAGTTGCTTTAATATCTTATGAAGTATATCCATTTGCAAAGGTTGGGGGATTGGCTGATGTTGTAGGAGCACTTCCAAAATATTTGGAAAAGCTTGCTACTTCACCACTTGTAATTATGCCAAAGCATAAAGTTGTTGAAGTTAATGCCGAAAAGTATTCATATAAATTAGAGAAAGTCAGAGAAAGTATAGAGATTCCTTATCTTAATACAAAAGAAAAATTTGATATTTATTATTCTAAAATTCCTAATACAAATGTTCCGATTTATTTTATTGAAAATGAATATTATTTTTCTTCAGATGATGTGTACGGTGGGCCGGATTTAGCAGAGCAAGCGATTTATTTTTCTGCAGCTGTTTTAGAAACTTTGAAATTAATAGCTCCGGATGTAGAAATAATTCATGTGAATGATTGGCAAACAGCTTTAATACCTGTTTATTTAAGAACACTATATAAAGATGACCCACTTTACAAGAAAAGTTCAACTGTTTTGACAATTCATAATCTAGGTTATCAAGGAATTTTTGAACCAGATTATATTAAATTTTCTGGGTTACCTGAGTCAGTGCTTGATATAAATGGTATAGAATTTTATGGAAAAATTAATTTTTTGAAAGGCGGAATTCTTTTTGCAGATGTTATAAATACTGTAAGTCCTACGTATGCTCAAGAGATTCAAACAAAGGAATATGGTGAAAGATTAGATGGTGTTTTAAGACTTAGAAGTTCGGATTTATACGGAATTTTAAACGGTATAGATTATGAGGAATATAATCCTGAAACGGATTCAAGGATTTACGTAAATTATTCATTAAGAGAAATAGAAAAGAAATATGAAAATAAACAAAAGTTACAGGAAGAATTGGGATTACCACAAGGAGATCTACCAGTTCTTGGAATTATTACCAGGTTAGTTGATCAAAAAGGGTTGGATATTTTAGCTGATGTTCTCAGGTACATTCTTCTTATGGATGTGCAATTTGTTTTGCTTGGAACAGGTGATAAAAAGTATGAAGAAATGTTTAAAAAATTGGAAAAAGAATTTCCAGAAAAAGTTTCTGCAAATATAACTTTTGATATTAATCTTGCCCAAAAAATATACGCAGGTTCGGATATGTTTTTAATGCCTTCTAGATATGAACCATGTGGATTAGGGCAAATGTATAGTTTGAGATATGGAACCATACCTGTTGTAAGATATACTGGAGGTTTAGCAGATACTGTGAAAGAATATGATGAAAAAACCTTTAAAGGAAATGGATTTGGTTTTAAAGAATATAGTTCCGCATACTTGTTAAAAGCCATTGCGAGGGCGGTAGATTTTTACAAGAACAAGAAAGTTCATTGGAGAAAACTGGTTGAAAACGCTATGAAAACAGATTTATCTTGGGAAAGATCTGCAAAAGAATATTTAAAATTGTATGAAACAGCCAAAAATAAGAAATTACAGGGGAGGTAA